From one Streptomyces sp. N50 genomic stretch:
- a CDS encoding DUF3618 domain-containing protein: MTQDKPHTGDEATPATDEPRAQVEATREELGETVEALAAKADVKTRAEEKTAQAQAQLRDKASHVVHVVQDKTPEPVREKAGQGLQAARANRAPLLAAAGALIALLLIRRSRKHR; encoded by the coding sequence ATGACCCAGGACAAGCCGCACACCGGCGATGAGGCGACGCCCGCCACGGACGAACCGCGTGCGCAGGTCGAGGCGACGCGCGAGGAACTCGGCGAGACCGTCGAGGCGCTCGCGGCGAAGGCCGACGTCAAGACCCGCGCCGAGGAGAAAACGGCACAGGCCCAGGCCCAACTGCGGGACAAGGCATCCCACGTGGTCCACGTGGTGCAGGACAAGACCCCGGAGCCGGTACGCGAGAAGGCCGGCCAGGGTCTGCAGGCGGCACGGGCCAACCGTGCCCCGTTGCTCGCCGCGGCCGGTGCGCTCATCGCGCTGCTGCTCATCCGCCGCTCCAGGAAGCACCGATGA
- a CDS encoding ABC transporter permease codes for MSTVQHAEPAVTSPPAPGPPETDGRTTERPLVIRLLARPEIGVFLGAAAVFAFFLITAPPVRDGASMANILYSSSTIGIMALPVALLMIGGEFDLSAGVAVITSALSASMLSYQLTMNIWVGVVVALAVSLGIGFLNGWLLVKTGLPSFLITLGTFLILQGVNLAVTKLITGNVATDDISTMDGFDQARKVFASSFDVGGVQVKITIVWWLVFAAVATWVLLRTKYGNWIFAVGGNKDSARAVGVPVDFTKISLFMLVGFGAWFVGMHQLFSFNTVQSGEGVGQELIYIAAAVIGGCLLTGGAGSAIGPVFGAFMFGMVQQGIVYAGWNPDWFKAFLGVMLLGATLINLWVSRAATRR; via the coding sequence ATGAGCACGGTCCAGCACGCCGAGCCGGCGGTGACCTCACCGCCGGCCCCCGGCCCGCCGGAGACCGACGGCCGGACCACCGAACGGCCCCTGGTGATAAGGCTGTTGGCGCGTCCCGAGATAGGCGTCTTCCTCGGCGCCGCCGCCGTCTTCGCGTTCTTCCTGATCACGGCCCCGCCCGTGCGGGACGGCGCCTCGATGGCGAACATCCTCTACAGCTCGTCGACCATCGGCATCATGGCACTGCCCGTCGCACTCCTCATGATCGGCGGCGAGTTCGACCTCTCCGCCGGTGTCGCGGTCATCACGTCGGCGCTGAGCGCGAGCATGCTCAGCTACCAACTGACCATGAACATCTGGGTCGGTGTGGTCGTCGCCCTGGCGGTGTCGCTGGGCATCGGATTCCTCAACGGCTGGCTGCTCGTCAAGACCGGCCTGCCCAGCTTCCTCATCACCCTGGGCACCTTCCTGATCCTCCAGGGCGTCAACCTCGCCGTCACCAAGCTGATCACCGGCAACGTCGCGACCGACGACATCAGCACCATGGACGGCTTCGACCAGGCCAGGAAGGTCTTCGCGTCCTCGTTCGACGTCGGCGGCGTACAGGTGAAGATCACGATCGTGTGGTGGCTGGTCTTCGCGGCCGTCGCCACCTGGGTCCTGCTGCGCACCAAGTACGGCAACTGGATCTTCGCGGTCGGCGGCAACAAGGACTCCGCGCGCGCCGTCGGCGTCCCGGTGGACTTCACCAAGATCTCGCTGTTCATGCTGGTCGGCTTCGGAGCCTGGTTCGTCGGCATGCACCAGCTGTTCTCCTTCAACACCGTGCAGTCCGGCGAGGGCGTCGGCCAGGAACTCATCTACATCGCCGCGGCCGTCATCGGCGGCTGCCTCCTCACCGGCGGCGCCGGCTCCGCGATCGGCCCGGTCTTCGGCGCCTTCATGTTCGGCATGGTCCAGCAGGGCATCGTCTACGCCGGCTGGAACCCCGACTGGTTCAAGGCCTTCCTCGGCGTGATGCTCCTCGGCGCCACCCTCATCAATCTGTGGGTCAGCCGCGCGGCGACCCGGAGGTGA
- a CDS encoding sugar ABC transporter substrate-binding protein, with the protein MSRTSLPRSRRVLPVVAAATVAALALAGCSSSSGGKKSADSAADASVGKATTPRMTIAMVTHAPSGDTFWDTIRKGAEAAAAKDNVKLVYSNDETAADQANLVQNAIDQKVDGIAVTLAKPDAMKAVVAKAEQAGIPVVGFNAGLSEWKKQGLLSFFGQDESVSGQALGTKLNSTGVKHTLCVIQAQGDVNLEQRCAGVKKTFSGKTDILYVNGTDMPSVKSTISAKLTQDKSIDEVVTLGAPFALTAVQSLSDAGSKAKVATFDLNASLISAIEKGTIQFAVDQQPYLQGYLAVDALWLYKTNGNYSGGGEQPVLTGPAFVDKTNVDTVAKFAAKGTR; encoded by the coding sequence ATGAGCCGTACATCCCTTCCCCGCTCCCGCAGAGTCCTCCCCGTCGTGGCCGCCGCCACCGTGGCCGCCCTCGCTCTCGCGGGCTGCTCCAGCAGCTCCGGCGGCAAGAAGTCCGCGGACTCGGCCGCCGACGCCTCGGTGGGCAAGGCCACCACTCCGCGCATGACGATCGCGATGGTCACCCACGCGCCCTCCGGCGACACCTTCTGGGACACCATCCGCAAGGGCGCCGAGGCCGCCGCGGCCAAGGACAACGTCAAGCTCGTCTACTCGAACGACGAGACGGCCGCCGACCAGGCCAACCTGGTGCAGAACGCGATCGACCAGAAGGTCGACGGCATCGCCGTCACCCTCGCCAAGCCGGATGCCATGAAGGCCGTCGTCGCCAAGGCCGAGCAGGCCGGCATCCCCGTCGTGGGCTTCAACGCCGGGCTGAGCGAGTGGAAGAAGCAGGGCCTGCTCTCCTTCTTCGGCCAGGACGAGTCCGTCTCCGGCCAGGCGCTCGGCACCAAGCTCAACTCCACCGGCGTCAAGCACACGTTGTGCGTGATCCAGGCCCAGGGCGACGTCAACCTCGAACAGCGCTGCGCCGGCGTGAAGAAGACCTTCAGCGGCAAGACCGACATCCTCTACGTCAACGGCACGGACATGCCGTCGGTGAAGTCGACGATCTCCGCCAAACTCACCCAGGACAAGTCCATCGACGAGGTGGTCACCCTCGGCGCCCCCTTCGCGCTGACGGCCGTGCAGTCGCTGTCCGACGCGGGCAGCAAGGCGAAGGTCGCCACCTTCGACCTCAACGCGAGCCTCATCTCCGCGATCGAGAAGGGCACCATCCAGTTCGCCGTCGACCAACAGCCCTACCTCCAGGGCTACTTGGCGGTCGACGCGCTGTGGCTCTACAAGACGAACGGCAACTACAGCGGCGGCGGTGAGCAGCCCGTACTGACCGGCCCGGCCTTCGTCGACAAGACCAACGTCGACACCGTCGCCAAGTTCGCCGCGAAGGGCACCCGGTGA
- a CDS encoding glycine betaine ABC transporter substrate-binding protein — MAAVCSLVLLTGCAAGAHSESDTAYADRQGPIVIGTDTSAESRAVAALYGELLTHAGQRVRMAATSYPSPAAAAKAVVAGEIGLAPAYESTLLRTFPGGQILPGNMPATLSMALPVGIVALPPAVAQRGVVLAVSPTTARRHDLHSLADLQEAGGRLALGGSAAGTPDAPTPSSLKEAYGVTLTPAGTSATADVLALRGTDPVITRDGLVVLTDPAGVIPPEHVFPLVQAPDAGLAARNALARLNSALTTDQLAALAAAVGSGESPSEAALTWLRSKELLS; from the coding sequence GTGGCCGCCGTCTGCTCCCTGGTCCTCCTGACCGGCTGCGCGGCCGGCGCACACAGCGAATCCGACACCGCCTACGCGGACCGTCAGGGGCCGATCGTGATCGGCACCGACACCTCGGCAGAGAGCCGGGCGGTGGCCGCCCTGTACGGCGAACTCCTCACCCACGCCGGACAGCGGGTGCGGATGGCGGCCACGAGCTACCCGTCGCCCGCAGCCGCCGCTAAGGCCGTGGTGGCGGGGGAGATCGGCCTGGCGCCGGCGTACGAGAGCACCCTGCTGCGCACGTTCCCGGGCGGGCAGATCCTGCCCGGGAACATGCCGGCGACGCTGAGCATGGCGCTCCCGGTCGGGATCGTCGCCCTGCCCCCGGCCGTGGCCCAGCGCGGAGTCGTCCTCGCGGTCAGCCCGACCACCGCGCGGCGCCACGACCTGCACAGCCTCGCCGACCTCCAGGAAGCCGGCGGCCGCCTCGCCCTCGGCGGATCGGCCGCCGGCACCCCGGACGCTCCGACGCCCTCGTCACTGAAGGAGGCGTACGGCGTCACCCTCACCCCCGCCGGCACCTCGGCGACCGCCGACGTACTGGCCCTGCGCGGCACGGACCCCGTCATCACCCGGGACGGACTGGTCGTGCTGACCGACCCCGCGGGCGTCATCCCGCCCGAGCACGTCTTCCCCCTCGTCCAGGCCCCCGACGCGGGCCTGGCCGCGAGAAATGCCCTGGCCCGCCTCAACTCGGCCCTCACGACAGACCAGTTGGCCGCTCTCGCCGCCGCCGTCGGGTCGGGCGAGTCCCCGTCCGAGGCGGCGCTGACCTGGCTGCGGTCCAAAGAACTGCTCAGCTGA
- a CDS encoding sugar phosphate isomerase/epimerase — protein sequence MSLKLGAYTACLHDRPLAEALDVLKENGLTSVEVNTGGFIPSPHCPVDLLLSSAAAREEYLATFAERGMELTGLNCNGNPLNPLPGVGPKHADDLRRTIRLAGLLGVRHVVTMSGTPGSDPDAKYPSWVVNPWDGVYMDVLDYQWGVAVEFWKEIDALARENDVRVAIEMHPHNIVFSPITLKRLVDATGATNVGAEMDPSHLMWQGMDIVASIKWLGPLVFHAAAKDATLCPGADIRGVLDTSFTRVPADAPDKVPTGYGFWCNSWPENPAWKFVAVGEGHDVAYWTEFLRALAEVDPDMAVNIEHEDAAYSQTEGLALAAKNLHAAAAAV from the coding sequence ATGTCCCTCAAGCTCGGCGCCTACACCGCCTGTCTGCACGACCGCCCCCTGGCCGAGGCCCTCGACGTCCTCAAGGAGAACGGCCTGACCTCCGTCGAGGTCAACACCGGCGGGTTCATCCCCTCCCCGCACTGCCCGGTCGACCTGCTGCTGTCCTCGGCGGCCGCGCGCGAGGAGTACCTCGCGACGTTCGCCGAGCGCGGGATGGAGCTGACCGGCCTCAACTGCAACGGGAATCCGCTCAATCCGCTCCCGGGCGTCGGCCCGAAGCACGCGGACGACCTGCGCCGTACGATCCGCCTCGCGGGACTGCTCGGGGTGCGGCACGTGGTCACCATGTCCGGTACACCGGGCTCGGACCCGGACGCCAAGTACCCCTCCTGGGTGGTGAATCCGTGGGACGGCGTCTACATGGACGTCCTCGACTACCAGTGGGGTGTGGCCGTCGAGTTCTGGAAGGAGATCGACGCGCTGGCCCGGGAGAACGACGTCCGGGTCGCCATCGAGATGCACCCGCACAACATCGTCTTCTCCCCCATCACCCTGAAGCGGCTCGTCGACGCGACCGGCGCGACCAACGTCGGTGCGGAGATGGACCCTTCGCACCTGATGTGGCAGGGCATGGACATCGTCGCTTCCATCAAGTGGCTGGGCCCGCTGGTGTTCCACGCCGCTGCGAAGGACGCGACGCTCTGCCCCGGCGCGGACATCCGCGGTGTGCTGGACACGTCGTTCACCCGCGTCCCCGCCGACGCGCCGGACAAGGTGCCCACCGGCTACGGCTTCTGGTGCAACTCCTGGCCCGAGAACCCGGCGTGGAAGTTCGTCGCCGTCGGCGAAGGCCATGACGTCGCGTACTGGACGGAGTTCCTGCGCGCCCTCGCCGAGGTCGACCCGGACATGGCCGTGAACATCGAGCACGAGGACGCCGCCTACTCGCAGACCGAGGGCCTCGCCCTGGCCGCGAAGAACCTGCACGCCGCCGCGGCCGCCGTCTAG
- a CDS encoding Gfo/Idh/MocA family oxidoreductase has protein sequence MTSSAKPLSVAVIGAGMAGRSHAAGYRNVNTVFGPGLPPVRLAAIADANTALAEDAARRYGFEKALPSWEAVAEDPTIDAVSIVVGNALHRPIAEALVAAGKHVLCEKPLAGSLEDARAMAELERSADVVTAVGYTFRRSPGIAAIREHVRRGELGDLTLFSGRYWCDYATDPRGPLSWRFKGGAGSGALGDVGSHVIDAAEYVAGPIASVSGAMLSTQIAKRPLPLGAVVGHNSAPVSDEFGEVENEDTASFTVRFESGLVGTFSVTRTGFGLPNGLAFDVLGVGGRAAFDQHRPAEYLFDDAQPDAHTRGARQIIAGPQLPYFAGGVPMEAPGVGASNADNFTYQARAFLDQVAGVADPLPACASFAEGLRTIEIIRAIVESSQTGGAAVTVPPAV, from the coding sequence ATGACCTCCTCCGCCAAGCCCCTGTCCGTCGCGGTGATCGGAGCCGGTATGGCCGGCCGCAGTCACGCCGCCGGATACCGCAACGTCAACACCGTGTTCGGGCCGGGACTGCCGCCGGTCCGGCTGGCCGCGATAGCCGACGCCAACACCGCGCTCGCCGAGGACGCCGCCCGCCGCTACGGCTTCGAGAAGGCGTTGCCGAGCTGGGAGGCCGTCGCCGAGGACCCGACGATCGACGCCGTCAGCATCGTCGTCGGGAACGCGCTGCACCGGCCGATCGCCGAGGCGCTGGTCGCCGCCGGCAAGCACGTGCTGTGCGAGAAGCCGCTGGCCGGTTCGCTCGAAGACGCCCGTGCGATGGCCGAGTTGGAGCGGTCCGCCGACGTCGTCACCGCCGTCGGCTACACCTTCCGCCGCTCCCCCGGCATCGCCGCGATCCGCGAGCACGTACGGCGCGGGGAGCTGGGTGACCTCACCCTGTTCAGCGGACGCTACTGGTGCGACTACGCCACCGACCCCCGGGGGCCGCTGAGTTGGCGCTTCAAGGGGGGTGCCGGTTCCGGCGCGCTCGGGGACGTCGGCTCGCATGTCATCGACGCCGCCGAGTACGTCGCCGGGCCCATCGCCTCGGTCTCCGGTGCCATGCTGTCCACCCAGATCGCGAAGCGCCCGCTGCCGCTGGGCGCGGTCGTCGGGCACAACTCCGCACCCGTTTCGGATGAGTTCGGCGAGGTGGAGAACGAGGACACCGCGTCCTTCACCGTCCGCTTCGAGTCCGGGCTCGTCGGCACCTTCTCCGTCACCCGCACCGGTTTCGGGCTGCCCAACGGGCTCGCGTTCGACGTCCTCGGGGTCGGCGGCCGGGCCGCGTTCGACCAGCACCGGCCGGCCGAGTACCTCTTCGACGACGCACAGCCCGACGCCCATACGCGCGGTGCCCGGCAGATCATCGCCGGGCCCCAACTGCCGTACTTCGCGGGCGGGGTGCCGATGGAGGCGCCCGGTGTGGGCGCGAGCAACGCCGACAACTTCACCTACCAGGCCCGGGCGTTCCTCGACCAGGTCGCGGGGGTCGCCGACCCGCTGCCGGCCTGCGCCTCGTTCGCCGAGGGGCTGCGGACCATCGAGATCATCCGCGCGATCGTCGAGTCCTCGCAGACAGGCGGCGCCGCCGTCACCGTCCCGCCCGCCGTCTGA
- a CDS encoding 5-deoxy-glucuronate isomerase has protein sequence MCPLLADVGLTDGSYDLLAAPESAGRGHSGFRILALKPGEAHALSTGDSEVPVLPLTDSRAVTTGRSAFELTGRTSVFASATDCAHLPRASEAPVRSANGGTFALPPARTGWSSLSARYGPKGNVPVVSTRSTRPST, from the coding sequence ATGTGTCCGCTCCTGGCGGACGTGGGCCTGACCGACGGCTCCTACGACCTCCTGGCCGCGCCCGAGTCGGCGGGCCGGGGACACTCCGGCTTCAGGATCCTGGCCCTGAAGCCGGGCGAGGCACACGCCCTGTCCACCGGAGACTCCGAGGTCCCGGTCCTGCCGCTGACGGACTCCCGCGCCGTCACCACGGGCAGATCGGCCTTCGAACTCACCGGCCGGACAAGCGTGTTCGCCTCGGCCACCGACTGCGCGCATCTGCCACGCGCGTCGGAGGCCCCTGTCCGCAGTGCGAACGGTGGGACGTTCGCACTGCCCCCCGCCCGTACCGGGTGGAGCTCACTCTCCGCCCGGTACGGGCCCAAGGGGAACGTGCCCGTCGTGTCGACCCGCTCGACGAGGCCATCAACGTGA
- a CDS encoding thiamine pyrophosphate-dependent enzyme has product MARTVARVIVDALSELGVRQVFGVVGDALNPLTDAIRTTDDVEWVGCRHEEAAAFAASAQSQLTDRLGVCMGTVGPGSVHLLNGLYDAAKSRTPVLAIAGQVPLSELGSDAFQEVDNDLLFRDVAVFRATVTDPDQLPQLLETAVRNALGHKGVAVLTVPGDLGDRELHHDRPARFSLTTPTTRPEASAVRRAAGLLSAADRITLLVGQGARAAREDVLALADRLAAPMVLTLKAKEGFEGDNPFQVGQTGLIGNPAAAGAMRSADTLLLLGTDFPYRDWYPEGRTVIQVDTEPAHIGRRVPVDLGLVGDVGATVRDLLDQLAAEPGELGDLSGARDRGHLEEGRKRFLSWRASQARLADPAHDQSLVGKARSALDNREHGIRPEALAAAVDRGATDDAIFTSDTGMATVWLSRFVEMRGTRRLIGSYNLGSMANAMPQALGAQYLDRDRQVVAFCGDGGLSMLLGDLMTLKSYRLPVKLVVFDNRRLGMVKLEQEQAGLPEFGTVLDNPDFAAVATALGITGIRVTDPADLDDAVRRAFATAGPVLLDVLTNPDEIAVPAKPTVEQGWGFAVAKMKELLHSHGDETQH; this is encoded by the coding sequence GTGGCACGAACCGTCGCCCGCGTCATCGTGGACGCCCTGAGCGAACTCGGCGTCCGCCAGGTGTTCGGCGTCGTGGGAGACGCGCTCAACCCCCTCACCGACGCCATCCGCACCACCGACGACGTGGAGTGGGTCGGCTGCCGCCACGAGGAGGCCGCCGCCTTCGCCGCCAGCGCCCAGTCCCAGCTCACCGACCGCCTCGGGGTGTGCATGGGCACGGTCGGCCCCGGCTCCGTCCACCTCCTCAACGGCCTCTACGACGCGGCAAAGAGCCGTACGCCCGTCCTGGCCATCGCCGGCCAGGTCCCGCTGTCCGAGCTGGGCAGCGACGCCTTCCAGGAGGTCGACAACGACCTGCTCTTCCGTGACGTGGCCGTCTTCCGCGCCACCGTCACCGACCCCGACCAGCTGCCGCAGCTCCTGGAGACGGCGGTGCGCAACGCCCTGGGCCACAAGGGCGTCGCGGTCCTCACCGTGCCGGGCGACCTCGGCGACCGCGAACTGCACCACGACCGTCCGGCCCGCTTCTCCCTCACCACACCCACCACCCGCCCCGAGGCGTCCGCCGTACGACGGGCCGCCGGCCTCCTCTCCGCCGCGGACCGGATCACCCTGCTGGTCGGGCAGGGCGCCCGCGCCGCCCGCGAGGACGTCCTCGCGCTGGCGGACCGCCTCGCGGCCCCGATGGTGCTGACGTTGAAGGCCAAGGAGGGCTTCGAGGGCGACAACCCCTTCCAGGTCGGCCAGACCGGACTGATCGGCAACCCCGCGGCGGCCGGAGCCATGCGGTCGGCGGACACCCTGCTCCTGCTGGGCACCGACTTCCCCTACCGCGACTGGTATCCCGAGGGCCGTACGGTCATCCAGGTCGACACCGAGCCCGCGCACATCGGACGCCGCGTCCCCGTGGACCTCGGCCTCGTCGGCGACGTGGGTGCCACCGTGCGCGACCTGCTCGACCAACTGGCCGCCGAGCCAGGCGAGTTGGGCGACCTGAGCGGCGCACGCGACCGCGGTCACCTGGAGGAAGGACGGAAGCGTTTCCTGAGCTGGCGTGCGAGCCAGGCACGCCTCGCCGATCCCGCGCACGACCAGAGCCTGGTCGGCAAGGCCCGCTCCGCGCTGGACAACCGCGAACACGGCATCCGCCCGGAGGCACTGGCCGCCGCCGTGGACCGCGGCGCCACCGACGACGCGATCTTCACCTCGGACACCGGAATGGCCACCGTCTGGCTCTCCCGGTTCGTCGAGATGCGCGGGACACGTCGACTGATCGGCTCCTACAACCTGGGATCCATGGCCAACGCGATGCCGCAGGCGCTCGGCGCGCAGTACCTGGACCGGGACCGCCAGGTCGTCGCCTTCTGCGGCGACGGCGGCCTGAGCATGCTCCTCGGCGACCTCATGACCCTCAAGTCCTACCGACTGCCGGTCAAACTCGTCGTCTTCGACAACCGCCGCCTCGGCATGGTCAAGCTGGAACAGGAGCAGGCGGGACTCCCCGAGTTCGGTACGGTCCTGGACAACCCCGACTTCGCCGCCGTCGCCACCGCCCTCGGCATCACCGGCATCCGCGTCACCGACCCCGCCGACCTCGACGACGCCGTACGCCGCGCCTTCGCCACCGCCGGCCCCGTCCTGCTCGACGTCCTGACCAACCCGGACGAGATCGCCGTACCCGCCAAACCCACCGTCGAACAGGGCTGGGGCTTCGCCGTCGCCAAGATGAAGGAACTCCTGCACAGCCACGGCGACGAAACCCAGCACTGA
- a CDS encoding sugar phosphate isomerase/epimerase, with protein sequence MKIALDPYMIRHVPLLELPGVVAELGYEWIELSPREDFIPFFRHPRVDDATVRKFRKALDAAGVGISSLLPLFRWSGPDEDARQAAVRYWKRSIQIASELGVDSMISEFNGRPEEADRSEAQFWKSMDELLPLFEQEGIRLTLEPHPDDFIEDGHQAVDFIRGINHPSVSFLYCAPHTFHIGDDAPGIIRHAGDLLTHVHLADAFDHTASSGNRYILNPPGTTARIHQHLDMGEGEVDFGELFRALRENDFDGTLTACVFAWEERAKESSLFMRAKIDEYLAASS encoded by the coding sequence ATGAAGATCGCCCTCGACCCGTACATGATCCGTCATGTCCCGCTGCTCGAACTGCCCGGTGTGGTGGCCGAGTTGGGCTATGAGTGGATCGAGCTGTCGCCCCGCGAGGACTTCATCCCCTTCTTCCGTCACCCCCGCGTGGACGACGCCACCGTGCGCAAGTTCCGCAAGGCGCTGGACGCGGCCGGTGTGGGAATCTCGTCCCTGCTGCCGCTGTTCCGCTGGTCCGGCCCCGACGAGGACGCCCGGCAGGCCGCCGTGCGCTACTGGAAGCGGTCCATCCAGATCGCCTCCGAACTGGGCGTGGACAGCATGATCTCGGAGTTCAACGGCCGGCCCGAGGAAGCGGACCGCAGCGAGGCCCAGTTCTGGAAGTCGATGGACGAACTCCTCCCCCTCTTCGAACAGGAGGGCATCCGGCTGACGCTGGAACCGCACCCCGACGACTTCATCGAGGACGGGCATCAGGCGGTCGACTTCATCCGGGGCATCAACCACCCGAGCGTCAGCTTCCTGTACTGCGCCCCGCACACCTTCCACATCGGTGACGACGCCCCCGGCATCATCCGGCACGCGGGAGACCTGCTCACCCACGTCCACCTCGCCGACGCCTTCGACCACACCGCGTCCTCCGGCAACCGGTACATCCTCAACCCGCCCGGCACCACCGCCCGGATCCACCAGCATCTCGACATGGGCGAGGGCGAGGTCGACTTCGGCGAGCTGTTCCGGGCCCTGCGGGAGAACGACTTCGACGGCACCCTGACCGCGTGCGTCTTCGCCTGGGAGGAACGGGCCAAGGAGTCCTCGCTGTTCATGCGCGCGAAGATCGACGAGTACCTCGCCGCATCGTCGTAG
- a CDS encoding ATP-binding cassette domain-containing protein produces MTTTHPTTPTAPATGSGAPVVELQNTGKSYGNVRALHGVDLAVRPGQVTCVLGDNGAGKSTLIKIISGLHQHTEGEFLVDGGPVHFTTPRQALDKGIATVYQDLATVPLMPVWRNFFLGSEMTSGPWPIRRLDIEKMKKTADEELRNMGIVLDNLDQPIGTLSGGQRQCVAIARAVYFGARVLILDEPTAALGVKQSGVVLKYVAAARERGLGVIFITHNPHHAYMVGDHFSVLRLGTMELSAERSEITLEELTNHMAGGTELAALKHELSQVRGLDVNELPEGEDATAPVGTAG; encoded by the coding sequence GTGACCACCACCCACCCGACCACGCCCACGGCCCCCGCAACGGGCAGCGGCGCCCCGGTAGTCGAGCTGCAGAACACGGGCAAGTCCTACGGCAACGTCCGCGCCCTGCACGGCGTCGACCTCGCCGTCCGCCCGGGCCAGGTCACCTGTGTGCTGGGTGACAACGGCGCGGGCAAGTCCACGCTCATCAAAATCATCTCCGGCCTGCACCAGCACACCGAGGGCGAGTTCCTCGTCGACGGCGGGCCCGTCCACTTCACCACCCCGCGCCAGGCACTCGACAAGGGCATCGCCACCGTCTACCAGGACCTGGCGACCGTGCCGCTGATGCCGGTGTGGCGCAACTTCTTCCTCGGCTCCGAGATGACCAGCGGCCCCTGGCCGATCCGCCGTCTCGACATCGAGAAGATGAAGAAGACCGCCGACGAAGAACTGCGGAACATGGGCATCGTCCTGGACAACCTGGACCAGCCCATCGGCACCCTGTCGGGTGGTCAGCGCCAGTGTGTGGCGATCGCCCGTGCCGTCTACTTCGGGGCCCGCGTCCTGATCCTCGACGAACCCACCGCCGCACTCGGCGTCAAGCAGTCCGGTGTGGTCCTCAAGTACGTGGCCGCGGCCCGCGAACGCGGCCTCGGGGTCATCTTCATCACCCACAACCCGCACCACGCCTACATGGTCGGCGACCACTTCAGCGTCCTGCGCCTGGGCACGATGGAGTTGTCGGCGGAGCGCAGCGAGATCACCCTCGAAGAGCTCACCAACCACATGGCCGGCGGCACCGAACTCGCCGCGCTCAAGCACGAGTTGTCCCAGGTACGCGGCCTCGACGTCAACGAGTTGCCGGAGGGCGAGGACGCCACGGCCCCGGTCGGAACGGCCGGCTGA
- a CDS encoding LacI family DNA-binding transcriptional regulator, with protein MEDVGAEHRRAAAKKRPRLEDVAARVGVSTASVSLVLRGVAGPSERTRQRVLKAAADLGYQVDRTASLLASRRTRMLGVMVDVHSPFHADLVEHLHSAAEEVGYDLVLSTQTRTRDERTAIETLLAFRSEALILLGPTAPVDTLAALDGKAPVIVVGRRIEEGQLDVVRTADDDGVGQIVDRLVALGHREIAYVDGGKGVIATDRRRGYRTAMRRHDLDAHISVLRGDNTEAAGERAARHLLDAGELPTAVVAFNDQSAIGVLAALARAGVSVPGEVSVAGYDDDRLSRLSCFDLTTVSQGAEEQARYAVAAAVERLDHGRTEPREVVLAPHLVVRGTMAEPR; from the coding sequence GTGGAGGACGTCGGGGCGGAACATCGCCGGGCAGCCGCGAAGAAGCGCCCGCGGCTGGAGGACGTGGCCGCACGCGTGGGTGTCTCCACCGCGTCCGTCTCCCTCGTGCTGCGGGGTGTGGCGGGCCCCAGCGAACGCACCCGGCAGCGTGTCCTGAAGGCCGCCGCCGACCTCGGCTACCAGGTGGACCGCACCGCCAGCCTGCTGGCGAGCAGGCGCACCAGGATGCTCGGCGTCATGGTCGACGTCCACAGCCCCTTCCACGCGGACCTGGTCGAGCACCTGCACTCGGCCGCCGAGGAGGTCGGCTACGACCTCGTCCTGAGCACCCAGACCCGCACCCGTGACGAGCGCACCGCCATCGAGACGCTCCTGGCCTTCCGCAGCGAGGCGCTGATCCTGCTCGGCCCGACCGCCCCCGTCGACACGCTCGCCGCGCTCGACGGCAAGGCCCCCGTCATCGTCGTGGGCCGACGCATCGAGGAAGGGCAACTGGACGTGGTCCGCACCGCGGACGACGACGGCGTCGGGCAGATAGTCGACCGTCTGGTGGCGCTCGGGCACCGCGAGATCGCGTACGTCGACGGCGGCAAGGGCGTGATCGCCACCGACCGGCGCCGCGGTTATCGGACTGCCATGCGGCGCCATGATCTGGACGCGCACATCAGTGTCCTGCGCGGCGACAACACCGAGGCGGCCGGTGAGCGCGCCGCCCGTCACCTCCTCGACGCGGGTGAACTGCCCACCGCCGTGGTCGCGTTCAACGACCAGAGCGCGATCGGCGTCCTGGCCGCTCTGGCCCGCGCCGGTGTGTCCGTCCCCGGCGAGGTGTCCGTCGCCGGGTACGACGACGACCGGCTCTCCCGCCTGAGCTGCTTCGACCTGACCACGGTCAGCCAGGGGGCCGAGGAGCAGGCGCGCTACGCGGTGGCCGCCGCCGTGGAACGCCTCGACCACGGGCGTACCGAGCCGCGAGAGGTGGTCCTCGCCCCGCACCTCGTCGTGCGCGGCACGATGGCCGAGCCGCGCTGA